Proteins encoded by one window of Chryseobacterium sp. POL2:
- a CDS encoding GtrA family protein, with amino-acid sequence MKELILKQKQVLFFIIAGGLSAIVEIGSFKIFSLSIPKVFSWEYNLYGIKYPLSNIFSTSCGIITNYFLSIWFVFERGKYSKSREFVYFMVVSAMSTILSLALFQIFFHYVFTSYFDAKFFTFSPEMISKIAAIITVSVLNYSIKKRVIFNG; translated from the coding sequence GAATTGATTTTAAAACAGAAACAAGTTTTATTTTTTATTATCGCCGGTGGACTGAGTGCCATTGTTGAGATCGGGAGCTTTAAAATCTTTAGCCTTAGCATTCCCAAAGTATTTTCGTGGGAATATAATCTATATGGTATAAAATATCCTTTGAGCAATATTTTTTCAACAAGCTGTGGCATTATCACCAATTATTTCTTGAGTATTTGGTTTGTTTTTGAAAGAGGAAAATATTCCAAAAGTCGAGAATTTGTTTATTTCATGGTAGTTTCTGCAATGTCAACCATCTTAAGTTTAGCATTGTTCCAGATATTTTTCCACTACGTCTTCACAAGTTATTTTGATGCTAAATTTTTCACATTCTCTCCAGAAATGATTAGTAAAATTGCTGCCATTATCACGGTTTCGGTTCTTAACTACAGCATCAAAAAAAGAGTAATTTTTAACGGATAG